From Pseudomonas sp. G.S.17, the proteins below share one genomic window:
- the orn gene encoding oligoribonuclease: MQNKQNLIWIDLEMTGLDPDTDVIIEMATIITDSQLNTLAEGPVIAIHQSDETLAKMDEWNTRQHGGSGLTQRVRESTISMAEAEAETLEFIKLWVPERSSPICGNSICQDRRFLYRHMSALENYFHYRNLDVSTLKELAARWSPELKFKKGSTHLALDDIRESIAELRFYREHFIKA; this comes from the coding sequence ATGCAAAACAAGCAGAACCTGATCTGGATCGATCTGGAAATGACCGGTCTGGACCCAGACACTGACGTCATCATTGAAATGGCCACCATCATCACCGACAGCCAGCTCAATACCTTGGCTGAAGGCCCGGTCATCGCCATCCATCAGAGCGACGAGACGCTGGCCAAAATGGACGAGTGGAACACCCGTCAGCACGGCGGTTCGGGCCTGACTCAGCGGGTTCGCGAAAGCACCATCAGCATGGCCGAAGCCGAAGCCGAGACGCTTGAGTTCATCAAGCTCTGGGTGCCGGAGCGCAGCTCGCCGATCTGTGGCAACAGCATTTGCCAGGATCGCCGCTTCCTGTATCGCCACATGTCGGCCCTGGAAAATTACTTCCACTACCGCAACCTTGATGTTTCGACCCTCAAGGAGCTGGCTGCGCGCTGGTCGCCTGAATTGAAATTCAAGAAAGGCAGCACACATCTGGCCCTGGACGACATTCGTGAGTCCATCGCCGAACTGCGCTTCTATCGCGAACATTTCATCAAGGCGTAA
- a CDS encoding trimeric intracellular cation channel family protein, which translates to MLLMLYLIAITAEAMTGALSAGRRGMDWFGVVLIACVTALGGGSVRDVLLGHYPLTWVKNPEYLILTSVAALLTIFIAPLMRHLRSLFLVLDALGLVAFTLICCMTALEAGNGMLVASVCGVITGVFGGILRDIFCNDIPLVFRRELYASVSFLAAWCFLLCLHFQLPSDQSVLITLFGGLLLRLLAIRFNWNMPKFVYKDEH; encoded by the coding sequence ATGTTGCTGATGCTCTATCTGATTGCCATTACTGCCGAGGCCATGACCGGCGCTCTTTCGGCGGGCCGACGTGGCATGGACTGGTTCGGCGTGGTGTTGATCGCTTGCGTGACGGCCTTGGGCGGTGGTTCGGTGCGCGACGTGCTGCTCGGGCACTATCCGCTGACCTGGGTGAAAAACCCGGAATACCTGATCCTGACCAGCGTCGCCGCCTTGCTGACGATTTTCATCGCGCCGCTGATGCGTCATTTGCGCTCGCTGTTTCTGGTGCTCGATGCGCTGGGCTTGGTAGCCTTCACTCTGATCTGCTGCATGACGGCACTGGAAGCCGGCAACGGCATGCTGGTCGCCTCGGTGTGCGGTGTGATTACCGGCGTGTTCGGCGGCATCCTGCGCGACATCTTCTGCAACGACATCCCGCTGGTGTTCCGTCGCGAGCTATACGCCAGCGTGTCTTTCCTGGCCGCGTGGTGCTTCCTGCTGTGCCTGCACTTCCAGTTGCCGTCCGATCAGAGCGTGCTGATCACCCTGTTTGGCGGCTTGCTGCTGCGGCTGCTGGCGATTCGCTTCAACTGGAACATGCCGAAGTTTGTCTATAAGGATGAGCATTAG
- the queG gene encoding tRNA epoxyqueuosine(34) reductase QueG encodes MPAITVDPLNTADLITLAQSIKAWGRELGFQQVGISGLDLAEHEQHLQRWLDAGYHGEMDYMAAHGSKRSHPDELVPGTLRVVSLRMDYLPGDTEMTQRLAEPEKAYVSRYALGRDYHKLIRKRVQQLAERIQQDIGPFGFRAFVDSAPVLEKAIAEQAGLGWIGKNTLVLNRKAGSFFFLSELFVDLPLPVDPPHATEHCGRCTACLDICPTAAFVGPYVLDARRCISYLTIELKTAIPEELRPLIGNRVFGCDDCQIVCPWNRFARPTDQSDFQPRHNLDNAGLAELFMWDEEKFLSSTEGSPLRRAGYERWLRNLAVGLGNAPSTIPVLQALEARRDYPSELVREHVEWALRQHGC; translated from the coding sequence ATGCCTGCTATTACTGTAGATCCACTCAACACTGCCGACTTGATCACCCTTGCCCAGTCGATCAAGGCGTGGGGCCGCGAGCTGGGTTTTCAGCAGGTCGGCATCTCCGGGCTGGACCTGGCCGAGCACGAGCAGCATCTGCAACGCTGGCTCGACGCGGGCTATCACGGCGAGATGGACTATATGGCAGCGCATGGCAGCAAACGTTCGCACCCGGACGAGTTGGTGCCCGGAACGCTGCGCGTGGTTTCCCTGCGCATGGATTATCTGCCCGGCGATACCGAAATGACCCAGCGCCTGGCAGAACCGGAAAAGGCCTACGTGTCGCGCTATGCGCTGGGGCGCGATTATCACAAGTTAATCCGCAAGCGCGTGCAGCAACTGGCCGAACGCATTCAGCAGGACATCGGCCCGTTTGGCTTTCGTGCGTTCGTCGACAGCGCGCCGGTCCTGGAAAAAGCCATTGCCGAACAGGCCGGGCTGGGCTGGATCGGCAAAAACACCTTGGTGCTGAATCGCAAGGCCGGCAGCTTTTTCTTCCTCAGCGAACTGTTTGTCGATCTGCCGCTGCCGGTTGATCCGCCTCACGCAACCGAACACTGCGGGCGCTGCACGGCGTGCCTGGACATTTGCCCCACCGCGGCTTTCGTCGGCCCCTACGTGCTGGATGCCCGCCGCTGTATTTCGTACCTGACTATTGAATTGAAGACGGCAATCCCGGAAGAACTGCGGCCGCTGATCGGTAATCGGGTATTCGGCTGCGATGACTGCCAGATCGTCTGCCCGTGGAACCGCTTCGCCCGCCCTACGGACCAGAGCGACTTTCAGCCCCGCCACAACCTGGACAATGCCGGGCTGGCCGAGCTGTTCATGTGGGATGAAGAGAAATTCCTCAGCAGCACCGAAGGCTCGCCACTGCGGCGCGCGGGTTATGAACGCTGGTTGCGCAATCTGGCGGTCGGCCTGGGCAACGCGCCATCAACGATTCCGGTATTGCAGGCACTGGAAGCCCGCCGGGATTATCCGTCGGAATTGGTGCGCGAGCATGTGGAGTGGGCACTGCGGCAGCATGGTTGCTGA
- a CDS encoding NAD(P)H-hydrate dehydratase, with protein MVDTKPQLPDALYDAAQVRDLDARLIAAGTPGMELMQRAAHATWPAVRRRWPDAGTLTVLAGRGNNAGDGYLIASLALKAGWQVQVLAVGDADALAGDAAAAHAQAVSQGVKVERWAGQPLTGIVLDALLGTGLSGDVRQPYLEAIEAINACNAPVAAVDIPSGLSADTGRTLGIAVRADLTVTFIGLKLGLFTGDAADLVGELVFDDLQADPAIVSETPTSAVRLNSSNLPHLAPRPRTAHKGQYGRVLVVGGDHGFGGASLLSAESALRSGAGMVTLATRAEHVSAALARFPEVMSAAISSANQLRALIEPASVLVIGPGLGKASWGRSLLSAAASADLPQVWDADALNQLAEGLASLPKDSVITPHPGEAARLLGISTKDVQADRPAAARALAKKFNAVCVLKGTGSLIADADGALVLCDRGHPAMATGGLGDVLAGLIGAMMAQKMKPFDAACLGVWLHASAGEQLGKIGRGLAASDVIPAIRLLLEEQQPCLH; from the coding sequence ATGGTCGACACTAAACCGCAATTACCCGACGCGCTGTATGACGCTGCACAGGTCCGTGACCTTGATGCCCGGCTGATTGCCGCCGGTACGCCGGGCATGGAATTGATGCAGCGCGCCGCCCACGCCACCTGGCCCGCGGTGCGTCGGCGCTGGCCGGATGCAGGCACATTGACTGTGCTGGCCGGGCGCGGCAACAACGCTGGCGACGGTTATCTGATTGCGTCATTGGCGCTCAAGGCCGGCTGGCAGGTTCAGGTGTTGGCGGTTGGCGATGCTGACGCGCTCGCTGGCGATGCCGCCGCAGCCCATGCTCAAGCGGTTTCTCAAGGCGTAAAAGTCGAACGATGGGCCGGACAACCGTTGACCGGCATCGTGCTGGATGCGCTGCTCGGCACCGGTTTGAGCGGCGACGTGCGTCAGCCCTATCTGGAAGCCATCGAAGCCATCAATGCCTGTAACGCGCCGGTTGCCGCTGTGGATATCCCTTCCGGGCTCAGCGCTGATACCGGACGAACCCTCGGCATTGCCGTGCGCGCCGACCTGACCGTGACCTTTATTGGCCTGAAGCTGGGGCTTTTTACCGGCGATGCAGCGGATCTGGTCGGCGAACTGGTGTTCGATGACTTGCAGGCCGATCCGGCTATCGTCTCGGAAACGCCGACCAGCGCCGTTCGTTTGAACAGCTCGAACCTGCCGCATCTCGCGCCACGTCCGCGCACTGCCCATAAAGGCCAGTACGGCCGGGTATTGGTGGTCGGTGGGGATCACGGTTTTGGCGGCGCGTCGTTATTGTCGGCAGAAAGCGCCCTGCGCAGTGGCGCGGGTATGGTCACTCTGGCGACCCGTGCCGAGCATGTTTCTGCTGCCCTGGCGCGCTTCCCCGAGGTCATGAGCGCGGCCATCAGTTCCGCCAATCAATTACGCGCCTTGATCGAGCCGGCCAGCGTGCTGGTGATTGGTCCTGGTCTGGGCAAGGCCAGTTGGGGGCGCAGTCTGCTGTCGGCGGCCGCCAGCGCGGATCTGCCACAAGTCTGGGATGCTGACGCCCTCAATCAATTGGCCGAAGGCCTGGCGAGCTTGCCGAAAGACAGCGTCATCACCCCGCATCCCGGCGAAGCCGCGCGATTGCTGGGCATCAGCACCAAGGATGTTCAGGCGGATCGCCCAGCCGCTGCGCGGGCGCTGGCAAAAAAATTCAATGCAGTGTGTGTCCTCAAAGGCACCGGCAGCCTGATCGCAGATGCCGATGGCGCGCTAGTCTTATGTGATCGCGGCCATCCCGCCATGGCGACTGGCGGGCTGGGTGACGTGCTGGCCGGACTGATCGGCGCGATGATGGCGCAAAAAATGAAACCGTTCGACGCGGCATGCCTTGGCGTTTGGCTGCACGCCAGTGCCGGCGAACAGCTCGGCAAGATCGGCCGTGGGCTGGCGGCCAGTGATGTCATCCCAGCCATTCGTCTGTTATTGGAGGAGCAACAACCGTGTCTGCACTAA
- the tsaE gene encoding tRNA (adenosine(37)-N6)-threonylcarbamoyltransferase complex ATPase subunit type 1 TsaE, translating to MSALTLNVAGEEAMTDLGTRIAKVTQGAGLIFLEGDLGAGKTTLSRGIIRGLGHVGAVKSPTFTLVEPYEIGSIRAFHFDLYRLVDPEELEYLGIRDYFEDDPLCLIEWPQRGAGFLPKPDLTITIGPHAEGRSLTLSPGGSRGETWCAALALEFK from the coding sequence GTGTCTGCACTAACGCTGAACGTCGCAGGCGAAGAGGCCATGACCGATCTCGGAACGCGCATTGCCAAGGTCACGCAAGGTGCCGGGCTGATCTTTCTTGAAGGTGATCTGGGCGCCGGCAAAACCACGCTGTCACGGGGCATTATCCGGGGACTGGGCCATGTGGGGGCGGTCAAGAGTCCGACCTTTACCCTGGTCGAACCCTATGAGATCGGCTCGATTCGCGCTTTCCATTTCGACCTCTACCGGCTGGTCGATCCAGAGGAGCTGGAGTACCTGGGGATCCGCGATTACTTCGAAGATGACCCCCTTTGTCTGATCGAGTGGCCCCAGCGTGGTGCAGGCTTTTTGCCAAAGCCTGACCTGACCATTACCATTGGCCCGCATGCGGAAGGTCGATCCCTGACTTTGAGCCCTGGTGGCTCGCGTGGCGAGACCTGGTGTGCCGCTTTGGCTTTGGAATTCAAATAG
- a CDS encoding N-acetylmuramoyl-L-alanine amidase, with product MRMRALVTVVGLLLTALSVNALAETQVRSVRLWRAPDNTRLVFDLTGPVQHSVFTLTSPDRLVIDINGATLAGPLDVPMANTPITSMRSAQRTPTDLRVVIDLKKAVTPKSFTLAPNQQYGNRLVVDLYDEASDANPAPIMAQTAANTAPAVPISPAKPAIKLTPVPNGKRDIVVVIDAGHGGEDPGASGGAGQKEKNVVLSIAKELQRQINAEKGYRAELTRTGDYFIPLRKRTEIARAKGADLFVSIHADAAPSSAAFGASVFALSERGATSETARWLADSENRSDLIGGAGAVSLDDKDRMLAGVLLDLSMTASLSSSLNVGQKVLTNIGRVTSLHKARVEQAGFMVLKSPDIPSILVETGFISNTAEAAKLSGSPHQQALARSISSGVRQFFQQNPPQGTYIAWLRDNGKLAQGPRNHVVRSGETLAMLAARYDMSTGALRNANGLSSDELRIGQNLKIPNSEVATQP from the coding sequence ATGCGCATGCGCGCGCTGGTTACTGTAGTGGGTCTGCTATTGACGGCCTTGTCTGTCAACGCGCTGGCCGAAACACAAGTACGAAGTGTCCGCTTATGGCGTGCACCGGATAACACGCGGCTGGTTTTCGATCTTACCGGGCCCGTTCAACACAGCGTTTTCACCCTGACTTCTCCTGATCGTCTGGTGATCGACATCAATGGTGCGACCCTGGCCGGACCGCTCGACGTCCCCATGGCCAACACGCCAATCACCAGCATGCGTTCAGCTCAACGCACACCCACCGATTTGCGGGTGGTCATCGACCTCAAGAAAGCGGTGACGCCGAAAAGCTTCACCCTCGCGCCTAACCAGCAGTACGGCAACCGTCTGGTGGTCGACCTGTATGACGAAGCGTCGGATGCCAACCCGGCGCCGATCATGGCCCAAACCGCAGCCAATACCGCACCTGCGGTACCGATCAGCCCGGCAAAGCCTGCAATCAAACTGACGCCGGTGCCGAACGGCAAGCGCGATATCGTGGTGGTAATCGATGCCGGCCACGGTGGTGAAGACCCTGGTGCTTCGGGCGGGGCCGGGCAGAAAGAGAAAAACGTGGTGCTGTCCATCGCCAAGGAGTTGCAGCGCCAGATCAACGCCGAAAAAGGCTACAGGGCTGAACTGACCCGCACCGGCGACTATTTCATTCCGCTGCGCAAACGTACCGAGATCGCGCGGGCCAAGGGCGCAGACCTGTTCGTGTCGATTCATGCGGATGCCGCGCCTTCTTCGGCAGCGTTCGGTGCTTCGGTGTTTGCCTTGTCCGAGCGCGGCGCGACGTCGGAAACCGCGCGCTGGCTGGCCGACAGCGAAAACCGCTCCGACTTGATCGGCGGCGCTGGCGCAGTGAGTCTGGACGACAAGGACCGCATGCTGGCGGGCGTATTGCTCGACCTGTCCATGACCGCTTCGTTGTCATCGAGCCTTAACGTCGGGCAGAAAGTGCTGACCAACATTGGTCGCGTCACCTCGCTGCACAAGGCGCGGGTCGAGCAGGCGGGCTTCATGGTGCTCAAGTCGCCGGATATCCCGTCGATTCTGGTGGAGACCGGCTTTATCTCGAACACCGCCGAGGCCGCCAAGCTTTCCGGTTCGCCGCATCAACAGGCGCTGGCGCGTTCGATCAGCTCCGGAGTCAGACAGTTCTTCCAGCAGAATCCGCCACAAGGCACTTACATTGCCTGGTTGCGCGATAACGGCAAGCTGGCCCAGGGGCCGCGTAATCATGTGGTTAGGTCAGGTGAAACCCTGGCCATGCTGGCGGCGCGCTACGATATGAGCACCGGCGCGCTGCGCAATGCCAACGGTTTGAGTTCTGATGAGTTGCGAATCGGCCAGAATCTGAAAATCCCGAACTCAGAGGTAGCCACGCAGCCATGA
- the mutL gene encoding DNA mismatch repair endonuclease MutL has product MTDLLVDSIETDVSADTANVSLSAARIELLSPRLANQIAAGEVVERPASVIKELLENSLDSGARRIDVDVEQAGIKLLRVRDDGSGISSDDLPLALARHATSKIRDLEDLERVMSLGFRGEALASISSVARLTLTSRTRDADQAWQVETEGRDMASRVQPAAHPVGTSVEVRDLFFNTPARRKFLKAEKTEFDHLQEVIKRMALARFDVAFHLRHNGKTILSLHEAHDDNARARRVAAICGPGFLEQALPIEIERNGLHLWGWVGLPTFSRSQADLQYFYVNGRAVRDKLVAHAVRQAYRDVLFNGRHPTFVLFFEVDPAVVDVNVHPTKHEVRFRDGRMVHDFLYGTLHRALGDVRPEDQVSGSAPVTAIERPTGPEAGEFGPQGEMRLANNLLEQPQGEPYARPAGSGAGAGYQYQYTPRPGATLPAAEAQSAYREFFAPLPGAAPVSLPETQGDIPPLGYALAQLKGIYILAENAIGLVLVDMHAAHERIMYERLKIAMASEGLSGQPLLVPESIAVSQREADCAEEHIETFQRLGFELQRLGPETLAIRQIPALLKQAEANRLVSDVLADLMEYGTSDRVQAHMNELLGTMACHGAIRANRRLAIPEMNGLLRDMENTERSGQCNHGRPTWTQMGLDDLDKLFLRGR; this is encoded by the coding sequence ATGACTGATCTTCTCGTCGACAGCATTGAAACGGACGTCAGCGCCGATACCGCCAATGTCTCGCTCAGCGCTGCGCGCATCGAACTACTCAGTCCGCGACTGGCTAACCAGATCGCCGCGGGCGAAGTGGTCGAGCGACCGGCTTCCGTCATCAAGGAGTTGCTGGAAAACAGCCTCGACTCCGGCGCCAGACGCATTGATGTCGACGTCGAACAGGCCGGGATCAAGCTGTTGCGGGTGCGCGACGACGGCAGCGGCATTTCTTCCGACGATTTACCGTTGGCCCTGGCCCGACACGCCACCAGCAAGATTCGCGATCTGGAAGACCTTGAACGGGTCATGAGCCTGGGTTTTCGCGGTGAAGCGCTGGCGTCCATCAGCTCGGTCGCCCGCTTGACCCTGACCTCGCGCACCCGCGATGCCGATCAAGCTTGGCAAGTGGAAACCGAAGGCCGCGACATGGCTTCGCGGGTTCAGCCTGCGGCGCATCCGGTGGGCACTTCGGTTGAAGTGCGGGACCTGTTTTTCAACACCCCGGCGCGGCGCAAGTTTCTCAAGGCCGAGAAAACCGAATTCGATCACCTGCAGGAAGTCATCAAGCGCATGGCGCTGGCCCGTTTCGACGTGGCTTTCCACCTGCGGCACAACGGCAAGACGATTCTCAGCCTGCACGAAGCTCATGATGACAACGCCCGGGCCAGACGCGTCGCCGCGATTTGCGGCCCAGGCTTTCTAGAGCAGGCGCTGCCCATCGAGATCGAGCGCAACGGTTTGCACTTGTGGGGTTGGGTTGGTCTGCCGACGTTCTCGCGCAGCCAGGCGGATCTGCAATATTTCTACGTGAATGGCCGTGCGGTGCGCGACAAGCTGGTCGCCCACGCGGTGCGTCAGGCGTATCGCGATGTGCTGTTCAATGGCCGTCATCCGACCTTCGTGCTGTTTTTCGAAGTGGATCCGGCGGTCGTCGACGTCAACGTGCACCCGACCAAGCACGAAGTGCGCTTCCGTGACGGACGCATGGTTCACGATTTCCTGTATGGCACCTTGCATCGCGCCTTGGGTGATGTGCGGCCGGAAGATCAAGTGTCCGGCTCCGCTCCCGTCACCGCCATCGAGCGGCCGACCGGCCCGGAAGCGGGAGAATTCGGCCCTCAGGGCGAAATGCGCCTGGCCAATAATCTGCTGGAACAGCCGCAAGGCGAGCCCTATGCGCGACCGGCCGGTTCCGGGGCGGGCGCGGGTTATCAATATCAGTACACGCCACGGCCCGGCGCAACCTTGCCCGCCGCCGAAGCGCAAAGCGCCTATCGCGAGTTTTTCGCGCCGCTGCCGGGCGCGGCGCCCGTCTCGCTGCCGGAAACCCAGGGCGATATCCCGCCGTTGGGCTACGCGCTGGCGCAGCTCAAGGGGATTTATATTCTTGCCGAGAACGCGATTGGCCTGGTGTTGGTGGACATGCACGCTGCGCACGAGCGGATCATGTATGAGCGCCTGAAAATCGCCATGGCCAGCGAAGGCTTGAGCGGCCAGCCTTTGTTGGTGCCGGAATCCATCGCTGTCAGCCAGCGCGAAGCGGATTGTGCCGAAGAACACATCGAGACCTTTCAGCGGCTGGGTTTCGAATTACAGCGCCTGGGCCCGGAAACGCTGGCGATCCGGCAAATCCCGGCCCTGCTCAAGCAAGCAGAAGCCAATCGGCTGGTCAGCGATGTGTTGGCGGATTTGATGGAATACGGCACCAGTGATCGGGTTCAGGCGCACATGAACGAGCTGTTGGGCACCATGGCCTGCCACGGCGCGATTCGCGCCAATCGGCGTCTGGCGATCCCGGAAATGAACGGTTTGCTGCGTGACATGGAAAACACCGAGCGCAGCGGTCAATGCAACCACGGTCGGCCGACCTGGACCCAGATGGGTCTGGACGATCTGGACAAACTCTTTTTGCGCGGTCGTTGA
- the miaA gene encoding tRNA (adenosine(37)-N6)-dimethylallyltransferase MiaA → MSALPPAIFLMGPTAAGKTDLAIELCKVLPCELISVDSALVYRGMDIGTAKPSKAQLAEFPHRLVDILDPAQSYSAADFRTDALAAMAEITARGNIPLLVGGTMLYFKALMDGLADMPAADAEVRAQLEARAVVHGWQALHDDLAAVDPVSAARIHPNDPQRLIRALEVYRVSGLSMTAHREQQTAQSTDAAASGRRQLPYTVANLAIAPADRKVLHDRIALRFSQMLDQGFLDEVLALRSRGDLHSGLPSIRAVGYRQVWDHLDGKLTWSEMQERGIIATRQLAKRQFTWLRSWEDLHWLDSLACDNLPRALKYLGSVSILS, encoded by the coding sequence ATGAGCGCTTTACCTCCCGCCATCTTTCTCATGGGCCCCACGGCCGCGGGCAAGACCGATCTGGCGATCGAACTCTGCAAAGTCCTGCCTTGCGAGCTGATCAGTGTCGATTCGGCGCTGGTCTATCGCGGCATGGACATCGGCACCGCCAAGCCATCAAAAGCACAATTGGCCGAGTTTCCCCATCGTCTGGTGGATATTCTCGACCCGGCGCAAAGCTATTCGGCGGCGGATTTTCGTACCGACGCACTGGCGGCCATGGCGGAAATAACCGCGCGGGGGAATATTCCTCTGCTGGTGGGCGGCACGATGTTGTATTTCAAGGCTCTGATGGACGGGCTGGCGGATATGCCGGCCGCCGATGCCGAAGTCCGTGCGCAACTTGAAGCCCGGGCGGTGGTCCATGGTTGGCAGGCGTTGCATGATGATCTGGCGGCCGTGGATCCGGTGTCGGCGGCGCGAATCCATCCCAATGATCCGCAGCGGTTGATACGTGCGCTGGAAGTTTATCGGGTCAGCGGTCTGAGCATGACGGCACACCGCGAGCAACAAACTGCGCAAAGTACCGACGCAGCGGCTTCGGGACGTAGGCAATTGCCCTATACTGTCGCGAACCTGGCTATTGCTCCGGCAGATCGCAAGGTGTTGCATGACCGTATTGCGTTACGTTTTTCACAAATGCTGGACCAGGGATTTCTGGATGAGGTGCTGGCATTGCGTTCGCGAGGCGACTTGCATTCGGGGTTGCCATCGATCAGAGCCGTTGGTTATCGCCAGGTCTGGGATCATCTGGATGGAAAGCTGACATGGTCTGAAATGCAGGAGCGGGGCATTATTGCCACGCGTCAACTGGCCAAGCGGCAGTTCACCTGGCTACGCAGTTGGGAAGATTTACACTGGTTGGACAGCCTGGCTTGCGACAATCTGCCACGTGCCTTGAAATACCTGGGCTCGGTCTCCATATTGAGCTGA
- the hfq gene encoding RNA chaperone Hfq, which yields MSKGHSLQDPYLNTLRKEKVGVSIYLVNGIKLQGTIESFDQFVILLKNTVSQMVYKHAISTVVPVRPIRLPSAAESESGDVEPGNA from the coding sequence ATGTCAAAAGGGCATTCGCTACAAGACCCTTACCTGAACACTTTACGTAAAGAAAAGGTTGGGGTTTCGATCTATCTGGTAAACGGTATCAAGCTGCAAGGCACGATCGAGTCTTTCGACCAGTTCGTTATTTTGCTGAAAAACACTGTCAGCCAAATGGTTTACAAGCACGCCATCTCTACCGTTGTACCGGTTCGTCCAATTCGTCTGCCTAGCGCCGCCGAATCCGAGTCGGGTGACGTTGAGCCAGGTAACGCCTGA